In one Brassica oleracea var. oleracea cultivar TO1000 chromosome C9, BOL, whole genome shotgun sequence genomic region, the following are encoded:
- the LOC106318132 gene encoding sugar transport protein 7-like produces MANERAEQYQGKTTGFVTITCLIAAIGGCMFGYDIGVAGGVTSTDDFLREFFSNVYAKRRNAHENNYCKFNDQGLAAFNSSLYIAGLVATLVASPITRKYGRRVSIICAGIFFLVGAAVNAGSINLPMLLLGRIMLGFGVGFESQAVPVYLSEVSPTHIRGALSVLFQLATTLGIFSANMISYVTQKLSPWGWRLALGTAAFPALLMSLGGYFLPETPNSLIQRGLAEKGRHVLEKLRGTSNVDAEFQDLIDASLLANSTKHPFRDILEKRHRPQLVMAVLMPMFQILTGVNCILFYAPVMFLTMGFGENSLLYSGVLLGFVLVLSTFVSVGLVDKLGRRPLLLSGGLQMITCQIIVSVILGLKLGDSQELSKGYSIMLVIFFSLFVLGYGWSWGPLGYTVPSELFPLAIRSAGQSITVAVNLLFTFIVAQAFLYLLCALKFGIFLLFACCVSVMTIFVYFMLPETKGVPIEDMSLIWTKHWFWKKMLPEN; encoded by the exons ATGGCAAATGAGAGAGCAGAGCAATACCAAGGGAAGACCACCGGGTTCGTCACCATAACTTGCCTTATTGCGGCCATTGGTGGATGCATGTTTGGATATGACATCGGAGTCGCAG GTGGTGTCACGTCGACGGATGACTTCCTTAGGGAGTTTTTCTCCAACGTGTATGCCAAAAGGAGAAACGCTCATGAAAATAACTATTGCAAGTTCAACGATCAAGGACTTGCCGCATTCAACTCATCACTCTACATTGCTGGTTTGGTTGCCACTCTTGTGGCCTCACCAATCACTAGAAAATATGGACGTCGTGTAAGCATCATCTGCGCTGGGATCTTCTTCCTAGTTGGAGCTGCTGTGAACGCTGGTTCGATCAACCTCCCCATGCTTCTTCTCGGACGGATCATGCTAGGCTTTGGAGTAGGATTTGAATCCCAG GCAGTTCCTGTTTACTTATCAGAGGTGTCACCAACCCATATAAGAGGTGCTCTCAGCGTTTTGTTTCAGTTGGCAACAACTCTTGGGATCTTTTCAGCCAACATGATCAGTTACGTGACGCAGAAGCTTAGTCCTTGGGGATGGAGGCTGGCTCTTGGTACAGCTGCTTTTCCAGCTCTGCTCATGTCTCTCGGAGGCTACTTCCTTCCCGAGACTCCCAACAGCTTGATCCAAAGAGGGTTGGCTGAAAAAGGCCGCCATGTCCTCGAGAAGCTAAGGGGAACTAGTAACGTCGACGCCGAGTTTCAAGATCTGATAGATGCCAGCCTCTTGGCAAACTCCACCAAGCATCCTTTTAGAGACATTCTGGAGAAACGCCACAGGCCTCAGCTTGTCATGGCGGTTCTCATGCCTATGTTTCAGATTCTCACTGGCGTGAACTGCATTCTCTTTTACGCGCCTGTTATGTTCCTCACGATGGGATTTGGGGAAAACTCTTTGCTCTACTCGGGAGTTCTATTAGGGTTTGTCCTTGTTCTTTCGACTTTTGTTTCTGTCGGGTTAGTGGACAAGCTAGGACGACGACCTCTGCTCTTAAGCGGCGGATTACAAATGATCACCTGCCAG ATCATAGTCTCGGTGATCTTGGGATTGAAACTTGGTGACAGCCAAGAGCTGTCAAAAGGATACTCCATCATGTTGGTCATCTTCTTTTCACTCTTTGTTCTCGGATACGGATGGTCATGGGGTCCTCTTGGCTACACTGTACCGAGTGAATTGTTTCCCTTGGCCATCCGTTCCGCAGGGCAGAGTATCACCGTTGCTGTCAATCTCCTCTTCACCTTCATCGTGGCTCAGGCTTTTCTTTACCTCCTATGTGCACTCAAGTTTGGTATTTTTCTTTTATTTGCTTGTTGCGTTTCTGTGATGACCATCTTTGTCTACTTCATGTTGCCTGAGACCAAAGGAGTGCCAATTGAAGATATGTCACTCATTTGGACCAAACATTGGTTCTGGAAGAAAATGTTGCCTGAAAACTAG
- the LOC106317767 gene encoding zinc finger CCCH domain-containing protein 19: protein MDSDSAKASVESMRDDPECIRVSNDPNLTGPCGESSAAAEEGGGCDGATGAKGIDAVDTAAAVLNPVAEMSGVVDAVSADLSPAAAEGGGGGGEEDAGFVAQECGSLDLVGGSAAVEVVPPVVGEGGEEDRAAKQSDSAANLLGLGSEKVSISGEEPPSFDLPASEVNGDDSLREGSQEVVCGGMADEKSSQAIESKLGQDTESEKEKVDVMEEDTAAQAASLEDIVSVDIDIPDVKDVASVAGFTEISSQDKGLGDSVPLERGPLKELQIGEEARDLTDEDAKEDMDVTGGAMGNQLLKTTEEEEKPELEIKTKPQDVADEGSEKNENRVGESSVDKETVIDDVKEDFEKDPEAGKSVGMHVPESAEEVETYVKYGDGIEEEGEGMAGVGEAELTVDLEETQKLSEELAKVDETKIAEASEETGTVIRHEDEEKMDDMTDMAEDVKIHGDSSIADIEGGREDLEEMGVTEALEETVTDKVEGAKIDEVSEETETRIEDEDQEKDDDMADVKTHGDSLVADIEEGKEIQEEMGLAEMTETQEETVEGKAVRTKVAEASEETETRSVDVDQEKDENMMDVKTLGDSSVADTEEEKKRQEEMGMAEMTETQEESVEGKVDGTKASEMSEETEARTEDEDEDEEKDENMTDAETHVDSSLADIEEGKESQEEIEMTELTATQDESVTAETGDEDAEDVEEENKGVGGKRKRVRNTKTGKKKEEDVCFICFDGGDLVLCDRRGCPKAYHPSCVNQDEDFFRSKGKWNCGWHQCSKCEKTATYLCYTCVFSLCKGCAKDAVFFCIRGNKGLCETCMETIKLIEREEQEKKEPAQLDFDDKTSWESLFKDYWIDLKTQLSISPEELDQAKSPQKGNKSHAGKQGTAREVDYVTDEGSDSDSSPKKKKTRSRSKSGSAEKNQSPANKSSSGETWASKELLDVVAHMRRGDKSFLPSTEVHALLLDYIKKYNLRDPRRKSQVVCDSRLKNLFGKSHVGHFEMLNILDTHFLDKEQQQADNIQGSIVDTDPDYVDLDENVDHPVKSGKDKKRKTRKKGARKGRQSNLDDFAAVDMHNINLIYLRRSLVEDLLEDSTAFEEKVASAFVRLRISGNQKQDLYRLVQVVGTGKAPEPYKVGKKTTDYVLEILNLDKTEVISIDIISNQDFTEDECNRLRQSIKCGLINRLTVGDIQEKAIALQEVRVKNLLDAEILRFSHLRDRASDMGHRKELRECVEKVQLLKSPEERQRRLEEIPEIHADPKMDPDYESEDEDEKEEKEKEKSLRRRSSSFNRRGRDPISPRKGGFSSNESWTGTSSYSSTSAIRELSRSYSGRGSNGRGDYLGSSDDKVSDSLWNSGREREKDMQHYLGSEKPRTVSLPEPPPRSSRAVAPPELSPRIAPVISTPPPPVVPQPTPKSNESEKMWHYKDPSGKVQGPFSMAQLRKWNNTGYFPAKLEIWKANESSLDSVLLTDALAGLFQKQGQSVDNSYPKAYSGQSSQSEPNIGSSARTAPSVLDVPKNSQDTWSSGGSLPSPTPTQMTTPTAKRRNFESRWSPTKPSAQSAVQSMSFPSAQSVPSQASRTDIPVVVNSAGALQPGTHPIPTPDRANVSVNHYGSSAPLPSPTPVGGMQSWGNMQTDKFDSHGRGRGDAPFSSQNTSASYGTTTPSALTSQSQPGFPASDPWRAPVPSQSNTQAQAPAWGMNNSQNSGQPQAPTNQNSSWGQATVVNPNMGWAGPPQAGMSVNWAASSVPPTGQGMPNPGWGGTAQVQQPQAYSANSGWGVTGQAQSQAQVQAPGSSTSPGWMQTGQGMQSGNSNQNWGTQNQSAMQSGGSGGNQTGYWGNQQNQNGDSGYGWNRQSSGSGGHNNFKGQRVCKFHRENGNCRKGAACTYLHN from the exons ATGGATTCCGACTCGGCGAAAGCTTCCGTTGAGTCGATGCGAGATGACCCCGAATGTATTCGTGTTTCGAACGACCCTAATCTCACAGGACCGTGCGGCGAATCTTCCGCTGCCGCCGAGGAAGGAGGCGGGTGCGATGGAGCTACGGGTGCGAAAGGAATTGATGCGGTTGACACCGCCGCTGCGGTTTTGAATCCCGTCGCTGAGATGAGTGGTGTGGTTGATGCCGTTTCCGCAGACCTGTCTCCGGCGGCCGCCGAGGGAGGCGGAGGAGGAGGAGAAGAGGATGCGGGTTTCGTTGCTCAGGAGTGCGGTTCCTTGGATTTGGTTGGCGGTAGCGCTGCGGTGGAGGTGGTTCCTCCGGTGGTTGGTGAAGGAGGAGAAGAGGACCGTGCGGCTAAGCAGAGTGACTCAGCAGCTAATTTGTTAGGGTTAGGAAGTGAAAAGGTTTCGATTTCAGGAGAAGAACCTCCATCATTTGACCTTCCAGCTTCCGAGGTAAACGGAGATGATTCTCTGAGAGAGGGAAGCCAAGAGGTAGTTTGTGGAGGTATGGCCGATGAGAAGAGTAGTCAGGCGATAGAGAGTAAGTTAGGGCAGGACACAGAGTCCGAAAAGGAAAAGGTTGATGTCATGGAGGAGGACACTGCAGCTCAAGCTGCCTCTTTGGAAGATATAGTTAGTGTTGACATAGATATTCCCGATGTTAAAGATGTAGCTAGCGTGGCTGGTTTTACTGAAATTTCATCTCAGGATAAAGGTTTAGGCGATTCAGTTCCTTTAGAGCGAGGGCCTTTAAAAGAGTTGCAAATTGGTGAAGAAGCTAGAGATCTGACAGATGAAGATGCAAAAGAAGACATGGATGTCACAGGAGGTGCTATGGGTAATCAGTTATTGAAGACAACCGAGGAGGAAGAAAAGCCTGAGTTGGAGATCAAAACTAAGCCCCAAGATGTGGCTGATGAGGGTTCAGAAAAAAATGAGAATCGAGTGGGTGAATCGTCTGTAGATAAGGAAACTGTTATTGATGATGTCAAAGAAGATTTTGAGAAGGATCCAGAAGCTGGTAAATCAGTGGGCATGCATGTACCAGAGTCTGCAGAAGAAGTGGAAACATATGTTAAATATGGTGATGGGATAGAGGAAGAAGGTGAAGGAATGGCTGGTGTAGGTGAAGCAGAACTGACAGTTGATTTGGAGGAAACCCAAAAACTATCTGAGGAACTGGCTAAAGTAGACGAAACAAAGATTGCTGAAGCATCCGAAGAAACAGGGACAGTGATCAGACATGAGGATGAGGAGAAAATGGATGACATGACTGATATGGCGGAAGATGTGAAAATCCATGGAGACTCCTCGATAGCTGATATTGAGGGCGGGAGGGAAGATCTTGAAGAGATGGGAGTGACAGAAGCACTGGAGGAGACTGTTACGGATAAAGTGGAGGGAGCAAAAATTGATGAAGTGTCAGAAGAAACAGAGACAAGGATCGAAGATGAGGATCAGGAAAAGGATGATGACATGGCTGATGTGAAAACACATGGAGACTCCTTGGTGGCTGATATTGAGGAGGGGAAGGAAATTCAGGAAGAGATGGGATTAGCAGAAATGACAGAGACACAGGAGGAGACTGTTGAGGGTAAAGCAGTCAGAACAAAAGTTGCTGAAGCATCAGAAGAAACAGAGACAAGGTCCGTAGATGTGGATCAGGAGAAAGATGAAAACATGATGGATGTGAAAACTCTTGGAGACTCATCGGTAGCTGATACTGAGGAGGAGAAGAAAAGACAGGAGGAGATGGGAATGGCAGAAATGACAGAGACACAAGAGGAGTCTGTTGAGGGTAAAGTAGACGGAACAAAAGCTTCTGAAATGTCAGAAGAAACAGAGGCAAGGACCGAAGATGAGGATGAGGATGAGGAGAAAGATGAAAACATGACTGATGCGGAAACGCATGTAGACTCCTCATTAGCTGATATAGAGGAGGGGAAGGAAAGTCAGGAAGAGATAGAAATGACAGAACTAACAGCGACACAGGATGAGAGTGTAACGGCTGAGACGGGGGATGAAGATGCAGAGGACGTCGAGGAAGAAAATAAGGGTGTTGGAGGAAAGAGGAAGCGGGTGAGAAATACAAAGACGGGAAAGAAGAAAGAGGAAGATGTTTGTTTCATATGCTTTGATGGGGGTGACCTTGTCCTTTGTGACCGCAG GGGTTGCCCAAAAGCTTACCACCCTTCCTGTGTAAATCAAGACGAGGATTTTTTCCGGTCAAAGGGTAAATGGAACTGTG GATGGCACCAGTGTAGCAAATGTGAGAAAACTGCGACATACTTGTGTTACACATGTGTGTTTTCATTATGCAAGGGCTGCGCTAAGGATGCTGTCTTTTTTTGCATAAGAGGTAATAAGGGTTTGTGTGAAACATGCATGGAGACAATCAAGTTGATAGAAAGAGAGGAGCAGGAAAAGAAGGAGCCG GCGCAGTTGGATTTTGATGACAAGACCAGCTGGGAATCTCTCTTCAAGGATTACTGGATTGATTTGAAAACGCAGCTATCTATAAGTCCAGAGGAACTTGATCAGGCTAAGAGCCCACAGAAAGGAAATAAGTCTCATGCTGGTAAACAGGGAACAGCCAGGGAGGTTGACTATGTAACTGATGAAGGATCAGATTCGGATAGTTCTCCAAAAAAGAAGAAGACCAGAAGTCGATCGAAGTCTGGTTCTGCGGAGAAAAACCAATCACCAGCTAATAAAAGCTCGTCAGGTGAAACGTGGGCTTCCAAGGAACTTTTGGATGTTGTCGCGCACATGAGACGTGGTGACAAATCTTTCTTACCTTCCACAGAAGTACATGCGCTCCTGCTGGATTATATAAAAAAATACAATCTTCGTGATCCCCGTCGTAAAAGCCAAGTTGTTTGCGACTCCAGGCTTAAGAATTTGTTCGGGAAATCTCATGTTGGGCACTTTGAGATGTTAAATATCCTTGATACCCATTTCCTTGATAAAGAGCAGCAGCAGGCAGATAATATTCAAGGTAGCATTGTTGATACAGACCCTGACTATGTGGATCTTGATGAAAACGTGGACCATCCAGTGAAAAGTGGGAAGGATAAGAAACGTAAAACACGTAAAAAGGGTGCAAGGAAAGGGCGTCAATCCAATCTTGATGATTTTGCTGCTGTTGATATGCACAACATTAATTTGATATACTTGAGGCGGAGCTTGGTGGAAGATCTACTTGAAGATTCTACAGCATTCGAAGAAAAAGTAGCGAGTGCATTTGTTAGGTTAAGGATATCTGGAAATCAAAAGCAAGATTTATATCGACTGGTTCAAGTTGTTG GCACAGGCAAAGCTCCTGAACCCTATAAAGTTGGCAAAAAAACAACAGACTATGTACTTGAGATATTGAACTTGGACAAAACAGAAGTGATATCCATCGACATTATATCAAATCAAGATTTCACTGAG GATGAATGCAATCGTCTAAGGCAGAGCATAAAATGTGGATTAATCAACAGGCTGACAGTG GGTGATATACAAGAAAAGGCCATAGCGCTGCAGGAAGTGAGGGTAAAAAAC TTGTTGGACGCAGAGATCCTACGTTTCAGCCATTTGCGTGATCGTGCTAGCGACATGGGCCACAGAAAAGA GCTGCGAGAATGTGTTGAGAAAGTGCAACTGCTAAAGTCTCCAGAGGAACGGCAGCGCAGGCTAGAAGAAATTCCAGAAATACATGCTGATCCCAAGATGGACCCAGATTATGAGTCCGAAGACGAAGATGAAAAAGAAGAAAAAGAAAAAG AGAAAAGTCTGAGGAGACGAAGTAGTAGCTTCAACAGAAGAGGAAGAGACCCGATATCGCCACGAAAGGGAGGATTTAGTTCCAATGAATCATGGACTGGCACAAGTAGCTACTCAAGCACAAGCGCAATTCGTGAGTTAAGTAGAAGTTACTCTGGTAGAGGCTCTAATGGAAGAGGAGATTATCTTGGTAGTTCTGACGACAAGGTTAGTGATAGTCTGTGGAATTCAGGTAGAGAAAGAGAAAAAGACATGCAACACTATTTAGGCTCTGAGAAGCCGAGAACTGTTTCTCTCCCCGAACCTCCTCCCAGAAGTTCCCGTGCTGTTGCGCCACCAGAATTGTCTCCTAGAATTGCCCCCGTAATCTCAACGCCACCTCCTCCTGTTGTTCCGCAGCCTACTCCCAAGTCAAATGAGTCAGAGAAAATGTGGCATTACAAGGACCCATCTGGTAAAGTTCAAGGACCTTTTTCAATGGCGCAGCTCCGTAAGTGGAACAACACTGGGTACTTCCCTGCTAAGTTGGAAATCTGGAAAGCCAACGAGTCATCTTTGGACTCTGTTCTCCTGACTGATGCATTGGCTGGGCTGTTTCAGAAGCAAGGCCAGTCGGTGGATAATAGCTACCCGAAAGCTTATTCTGGTCAATCAAGCCAGTCTGAACCCAATATAGGTTCTTCTGCTAGGACCGCTCCATCAGTCCTTGACGTTCCCAAGAATTCTCAGGATACTTGGAGTTCAGGCGGAAGCCTTCCATCGCCTACTCCGACTCAAATGACAACCCCAACGGCAAAAAGGAGAAATTTTGAGAGCAGATGGTCTCCAACCAAGCCTTCTGCACAGTCAGCTGTCCAGTCGATGAGTTTTCCTTCAGCACAATCTGTCCCGAGTCAAGCTTCAAGGACAGATATCCCTGTGGTTGTAAACTCTGCTGGTGCGTTGCAGCCTGGAACCCACCCAATTCCAACACCAGATCGGGCTAACGTTTCTGTTAATCACTATGGTTCTTCTGCTCCTCTTCCATCTCCAACACCGGTTGGCGGAATGCAAAGCTGGGGTAACATGCAGACGGATAAATTTGATTCACATGGTCGTGGAAGAGGTGATGCTCCATTTTCTTCTCAGAATACCTCTGCGTCTTATGGCACCACAACTCCAAGTGCTCTCACCTCGCAAAGTCAACCAGGGTTTCCAGCATCTGATCCATGGAGGGCTCCAGTTCCAAGCCAATCAAATACTCAGGCTCAGGCACCAGCATGGGGTATGAACAACAGTCAAAACTCGGGACAACCTCAGGCTCCAACAAACCAAAACAGCAGCTGGGGTCAAGCGACTGTTGTAAATCCAAACATGGGATGGGCTGGTCCTCCTCAAGCTGGAATGAGCGTAAACTGGGCTGCATCTTCGGTTCCACCAACTGGTCAGGGAATGCCTAATCCTGGATGGGGCGGGACCGCCCAAGTACA